In Lotus japonicus ecotype B-129 chromosome 5, LjGifu_v1.2, one genomic interval encodes:
- the LOC130719501 gene encoding replication factor A protein 1-like → MASRIEDLAKVDASKETWTIVAKVSHLWLSSSLYGSKLPFSMDMILMDDKGCKIHATVRKTLIYRFQSSLTEGKVYQISYFGVGESGRDFRPTDHPFKINFDIQTSVRLLPNKAINITPYSFVPLADIMYKDLDTSFLIVSPYVIGILTGASGEQEFEKDGTKQKKITIELDQDGVCVECAFFGKYVSEVIGYLSSVDATNAVVVVQCCKIKPFKGKTSIQNVYGATRVLFNPQIQEAAPLRARFLESNDPAAHIISLLQDSAKKLSLEEDFLKKSDGKTIEQLKDLAEKSFCVVLGTVKYIAGYGLHYPACKCSKKVYPADGMYFCDTCNRHVVSPTHKFRIQLRVMDSKDTATFALFDQEASALLNKSCSDLLETYGSDPLTIPTEILNLIDKTYLFKIEVANSYHSKFEKSYRVKKICADPEVINNFRAAMAFQPDGSDPFLTMTTPTSGSKSEASSSGLAKMNLKVIRLLIYLLILYFVPQTTVNQY, encoded by the exons ATGGCTTCAAGGATCGAAGATCTGGCAAAGGTGGATGCCTCCAAAGAAACCTGGACAATTGTTGCCAAAGTCAGTCATCTATGGCTTAGTTCGAGCCTATATGGCTCAAAGCTACCCTTTTCAATGGACATGATACtgatggatgacaag GGATGCAAGATTCATGCTACTGTTAGGAAGACTTTGATATATCGATTTCAGTCTTCGCTAACTGAGGGAAAAGTATACCAGATTTCCTACTTTGGTGTGGGCGAGAGCGGACGTGATTTTCGCCCGACCGATcatccattcaagatcaactttgatattcagaCTTCTGTACGACTACTACCTAACAAGGCTATAAACATAACGCCGTACTCTTTCGTTCCACTTGCTGACATTATGTATAAGGACCTTGATACATCATTCCTTATAG tttcaCCATATGTAATTGGAATTCTGACGGGCGCAAGTGGAGAACAGGAGTTCGAAAAAGATGGTACTAAACAGAAGAAGATAACTATAGAACTTGATCAAGATGG GGTTTGTGTTGAATGTGCTTTTTTCGGGAAATATGTTTCTGAGGTCATTGGTTATCTTTCATCAGTTGATGCAACCAATGCTGTCGTGGTTGTACAGTGTTGTAAGATCAAGCCATTCAaag GTAAGACTAGCATTCAAAACGTTTATGGTGCTACTAGGGTTCTTTTTAATCCTCAGATTCAAGAAGCTGCCCCTCTCCGTGCTAG GTTTCTGGAGTCAAATGATCCTGCAGCACACATCATTAGCCTGCTTCAAGACAGTGCAAAAAAATTATCCCTAGAAGAAGATTTTCTGAAAAAGAGTGATGGGAAAACCATCGAGCAACTCAAAGATCTCGCTGAA aaatCATTTTGTGTTGTACTTGGTACTGTTAAGTATATTGCGGGGTATGGTCTGCATTACCCTGCGTGCAAGTGTAGCAAGAAAGTGTATCCTGCCGATGGCATGTATTTTTGTGATACATGTAACCGTCACGTTGTTTCTCCAACTCACAAGTTTAGAATTCAACTAAGGGTTATGGATTCAAAAGACACCGCTACCTTTGCGTTATTTGATCAGGAGGCGTCTGCACTACTGAACAAGTCATGTTCAGATCTGCTTGAAACTTAT GGTTCTGATCCTCTCACAATTCCCACGGAAATCTTGAATTTGATTGACAAAACATATTTGTTCAAGATTGAAGTTGCAAACAGTTATCACTCAAAGTTTGAAAAGTCTTATCGTGTCAAAAAGATTTGTGCTGATCCAGAAGTTATCAATAATTTTAGAGCTGCAATGGCATTTCAGCCT GATGGTTCTGATCCATTTCTTACCATGACAACACCAACTTCTGGATCAAAGTCTGAGGCATCTTCGTCGGGATTGGCTAAG ATGAATCTCAAAGTGATAAGATTGCTGATCTACCTTCTAATACTCTACTTTGTACCCCAAACAACGGTAAATCAGTATTGA